A genomic window from Nicotiana sylvestris chromosome 11, ASM39365v2, whole genome shotgun sequence includes:
- the LOC104217747 gene encoding ATPase 8, plasma membrane-type — translation MASNLSLEDIKNEQVDLENIPVEEVFQQLKCSKEGLSSEEGKTRLQIFGPNKLEEKKENKFLTFLGFMWNPLSWVMESAAIMAIALANGGGKAPDWPDFVGITVLLVINSTISFIEENNAGNAAAALMANLAPKTKILRDGKWSEEDASILVPGDLISIKLGDIVPADARLLEGDPLKIDQAALTGESLPVTKFPGAEVFSGSTVKQGEIEAVVIATGVHTFFGKAAHLVDSTNQVGHFQKVLTAIGNFCICSIAVGMVIEIVVMYPIQRRKYRDGIDNLLVLLIGGIPIAMPTVLSVTMAIGSHRLAQQGAITKRMTAIEEMAGMDVLCSDKTGTLTLNKLTVDKNLIEVFPKDADKDTVMLLAARASRVENQDAIDACIVNMLGDPKEARAGIQEVHFLPFNPVEKRTAITYIDDKGNWHRASKGAPEQIIELCELKGDIRKKSLDIIDSYANRGLRSLAVARQTVPEKSKESDGSPWEFVGLLPLFDPPRHDSAETIRKALDLGVNVKMITGDQLAIGKETARRLGMGTNMYPSSALLGEHKDAAIASIPVDELIEKADGFAGVFPEHKYEIVKKLQERNHICGMTGDGVNDAPALKKADIGIAVDDATDAARSASDIVLTEPGLSVIVSAVLTSRAIFQRMKNYTIYAVSITIRVVMGFMLIALIWKFDFSPFMVLIIAILNDGTIMTISKDRVKPSPLPDSWKLKEIFATGVVLGTYQAIMTVVFFYLAADTDFFSENFHVRSIRNSPTELTAALYLQVSIISQALIFVTRSRSWSFVERPGLMLVGAFFAAQLVATVLAVYANWEFARIKGVGWGWAAVIWIYTIITYIPLDILKFIIRFALSGRAWDSMIQNKTAFTTKKDYGRGEREAQWALAQRTLHGLQTPENTGLFNDKNYRELSEIAEQAKRRAEVARLRELHTLKGHVESVVKLKGLDIETIQQHYTV, via the exons ATGGCGTCTAATTTATCATTAGAAGATATTAAAAATGAGCAAGTTGACCTT GAAAACATTCCGGTGGAGGAAGTGTTTCAGCAGCTAAAATGTAGCAAAGAAGGATTATCATCTGAAGAGGGCAAAACAAGGCTCCAAATATTTGGCCCCAACAAACTTGAAGAGAAAAag GAGAACAAGTTTCTCACATTCTTGGGGTTTATGTGGAATCCTCTCTCATGGGTTATGGAATCAGCTGCTATTATGGCCATTGCTTTGGCCAATGGAGGA GGCAAGGCACCGGATTGGCCAGATTTCGTTGGTATCACTGTATTGCTCGTAATCAACTCTACTATCAGTTTTATTGAGGAAAATAATGCAGGAAATGCTGCAGCTGCCCTTATGGCTAATCTTGCTCCCAAAACTAAG ATTTTGAGAGATGGAAAATGGTCAGAGGAGGATGCCTCAATCTTGGTACCAGGTGATCTTATTAGTATCAAGTTGGGAGATATCGTCCCAGCCGATGCTCGTCTTCTTGAGGGTGATCCCCTCAAGATTGATCAGGCTGCACTCACTGGTGAGTCCTTACCAGTGACAAAGTTCCCTGGTGCTGAGGTTTTCTCTGGTTCCACTGTCAAGCAAGGAGAAATCGAGGCAGTAGTCATCGCTACTGGTGTTCACACCTTCTTTGGAAAGGCTGCTCATCTTGTTGATAGCACAAACCAAGTTGGTCATTTCCAAAAG GTGTTGACTGCCATTGGTAACTTCTGTATCTGCTCCATTGCTGTGGGAATGGTGATTGAGATTGTGGTTATGTACCCGATTCAGAGGCGTAAATATAGAGATGGAATTGACAACTTGCTTGTGTTGCTTATCGGAGGTATCCCAATTGCCATGCCAACAGTCTTGTCTGTGACAATGGCTATTGGATCTCATAGGCTTGCACAACAAGGTGCCATTACAAAGAGGATGACTGCTATTGAGGAAATGGCTGGTATGGATGTTCTTTGCAGTGACAAGACCGGTACCCTCACCCTCAACAAGCTCACCGTTGACAAAAATTTGATTGAG GTTTTCCCTAAAGATGCGGACAAGGATACCGTCATGTTACTTGCTGCTAGGGCTTCTAGGGTTGAAAACCAGGATGCTATCGATGCTTGCATCGTTAACATGTTGGGCGATCCCAAGGAG GCAAGAGCAGGCATCCAAGAAGTTCATTTCTTACCTTTCAATCCGGTTGAAAAGCGCACAGCAATTACATATATTGATGACAAAGGAAACTGGCACAGGGCTAGCAAAGGAGCTCCTGAGCAA ATTATTGAACTTTGTGAGCTCAAAGGAGATATCAGGAAGAAGTCCTTAGATATCATCGACAGCTATGCCAACCGTGGTCTTCGTTCCTTGGCTGTGGCTAGACAG ACTGTACCAGAGAAGAGCAAGGAAAGCGATGGTTCACCTTGGGAATTCGTTGGCCTTCTGCCCCTTTTTGATCCTCCAAGGCATGACAGTGCTGAAACAATCCGCAAAGCTCTTGATCTTGGTGTTAATGTTAAGATGATCACTGGTGACCAGCTCGCCATCGGTAAGGAAACTGCCCGTAGGCTTGGCATGGGAACCAACATGTATCCTTCTTCAGCTCTTCTTGGAGAGCACAAAGATGCAGCCATTGCTTCAATTCCTGTCGATGAGCTCATTGAAAAGGCAGATGGTTTTGCCGGAGTCTTCCCAG AGCATAAATATGAGATTGTGAAGAAGCTCCAAGAAAGAAACCATATCTGCGGTATGACAGGAGATGGAGTGAACGACGCACCAGCACTAAAGAAGGCAGACATTGGTATAGCTGTGGATGATGCAACAGACGCTGCCAGGAGCGCATCTGATATCGTCTTGACTGAACCAGGTCTTAGTGTTATCGTGAGTGCTGTGTTGACGAGCAGAGCCATCTTCCAGAGGATGAAGAACTACACCATCTATGCAGTTTCCATCACAATCCGTGTTGTTATGGGATTCATGCTCATTGCCCTTATCTGGAAGTTTGACTTCTCGCCATTCATGGTCCTTATCATTGCCATACTCAATGATGGAACTATCATGACCATCTCTAAGGACAGGGTGAAACCATCTCCATTGCCCGATTCGTGGAAACTCAAAGAAATCTTTGCCACTGGTGTTGTCCTCGGAACCTACCAAGCGATCATGACTGTTGTGTTCTTCTACCTTGCAGCTGACACTGATTTCTTCTCT GAAAACTTCCATGTTAGATCAATCAGAAACTCTCCAACTGAGCTTACAGCTGCACTATACCTTCAAGTGAGCATTATTAGTCAAGCTCTCATCTTTGTGACCAGATCAAGAAGTTGGTCATTCGTTGAACGCCCTGGCCTTATGCTTGTCGGTGCTTTCTTTGCCGCTCAATTG GTTGCTACCGTGCTCGCTGTATATGCAAACTGGGAATTTGCCAGGATCAAGGGAGTTGGTTGGGGATGGGCAGCAGTTATCTGGATCTACACAATTATTACCTATATCCCTCTTGATATTCTTAAATTCATCATCCGTTTCGCTTTAAGTGGAAGGGCATGGGATTCAATGATCCAGAACAAG ACTGCCTTCACAACCAAGAAAGACTATGGAAGGGGTGAAAGGGAAGCACAATGGGCTTTAGCTCAACGTACACTTCACGGTCTGCAGACACCTGAAAACACTGGCCTATTCAATGACAAGAACTACAGGGAACTATCCGAGATTGCTGAGCAGGCTAAACGTCGTGCTGAAGTTGCAAG GTTGAGAGAGCTACACACTCTAAAGGGACATGTTGAATCAGTGGTCAAGCTAAAGGGACTAGATATTGAAACCATCCAACAACACTATACTGTCTAA
- the LOC104217748 gene encoding uncharacterized protein isoform X2, whose protein sequence is MSGGLLHPYSPKVKLLWRGEECWKESLKLLNIAEDARSLDMGKPETVAKEGDFIVRRSGIVRPALSVKNMDVMNDNTQNCIASCRIESIHKDAAQKLVPGLCVPLDLAFHMREAVNVHPQNYLEALYLACKTFVESKCSSDISYRELYLHKKSVHNLLELAGEYDAVIVCLGASAAFLPEFSGRLPLRTCRGVIAHLQLPDHIREDYSDDSPSILSDAWLAVQGPRTLYLGSTWEWKSRNYSRHVPEEEAYKALEELLPKASAVYPAIKDWTVTGACAGLRAMPPLTAEGSLPLLGCVDEFIGGPRECKYWLFTGLGSRGLFYHAWLGKLMARAVLSCNEDLIPSELTSWKHRVKQ, encoded by the exons ATGTCTGGTGGACTCCTTCATCCCTACTCTCCCAAAG TTAAGCTTCTGTGGCGAGGAGAAGAATGCTGGAAAGAAAGTTTAAAGCTTCTAAATATTGCTGAAGATGCTCGATCTTTAGACATGGGAAAGCCGGAAACTGTAGCAAAAGAAGGTGACTTTATAGTCAGGAGAAG TGGAATCGTGAGACCAGCGCTCTCTGTGAAGAATATGGACGTGATGAATGAT AATACTCAAAACTGCATTGCCAGCTGCAGAATAGAGTCGATTCACAAGGATGCTGCGCAGAAGCTTGTACCCGGTTTGTGTGTGCCTCTGGACTTGGCATTCCATATGCGTGAAGCTGTGAATGTTCATCCTCAGAATTATCTTGAG GCTCTCTATTTAGCCTGCAAAACTTTTGTGGAATCCAAGTGCAGTTCGGACATTTCATATAGAGAATTATATTTGCACAAGAAATCGGTTCATAATCTTCTAGAATTAGCAG GTGAATATGACGCAGTGATCGTATGTCTAGGTGCTAGTGCAGCTTTTCTGCCTGAGTTCTCCGGAAGGCTTCCATTGAGGACGTGTAGAGGTGTTATTGCTCACCTGCAGCTCCCTGATCACATCAG AGAGGATTATTCAGACGACAGTCCTTCCATCCTTTCAGATGCATGGCTTGCTGTCCAAGGACCTCGAACGTTGTATTTGGGGTCAACGTGGGAATGGAAATCGAGGAATTATTCCAGGCATGTCCCAGAAGAAGAAGCTTATAAAGCTCTTGAAGAGTTACTGCCAAAGGCATCTGCTGTATATCCAGCAATAAAAGATTGGACCGTAACAGGAGCATGTGCAGGGCTAAGGGCAATGCCACCACTCACTGCAGAAGGATCACTTCCACTCTTGGGTTGTGTAGATGAATTCATTGGCGGCCCGAGAGAGTGTAAATACTGGCTATTTACAGGGCTTGGTTCTAGAGGTTTGTTCTACCATGCTTGGCTTGGAAAACTAATGGCACGGGCTGTTCTTTCATGTAATGAAGACTTGATACCCTCTGAACTAACATCATGGAAGCATCGAGTGAAGCAGTAG
- the LOC104217748 gene encoding uncharacterized protein isoform X1 codes for MALIIQNPAVFSMKLSTSFGLFHSSPKIVSSSSSFFSVRCYSAVSQRPLRYAVLGAGFAGLSVAWHLLQQSSEELNLRIDIYDEVGIGGGASGMSGGLLHPYSPKVKLLWRGEECWKESLKLLNIAEDARSLDMGKPETVAKEGDFIVRRSGIVRPALSVKNMDVMNDNTQNCIASCRIESIHKDAAQKLVPGLCVPLDLAFHMREAVNVHPQNYLEALYLACKTFVESKCSSDISYRELYLHKKSVHNLLELAGEYDAVIVCLGASAAFLPEFSGRLPLRTCRGVIAHLQLPDHIREDYSDDSPSILSDAWLAVQGPRTLYLGSTWEWKSRNYSRHVPEEEAYKALEELLPKASAVYPAIKDWTVTGACAGLRAMPPLTAEGSLPLLGCVDEFIGGPRECKYWLFTGLGSRGLFYHAWLGKLMARAVLSCNEDLIPSELTSWKHRVKQ; via the exons ATGGCGCTTATAATCCAAAATCCAGCTGTATTTTCTATGAAATTATCAACTAGTTTTGGCCTTTTTCATTCTTCTCCCAaaattgtgtcttcatcttcttccttcTTCTCTGTCCGTTGCTATTCTGCTGTTTCACAAAGACCCCTCAG ATATGCAGTTCTTGGTGCTGGATTTGCTGGGTTGTCTGTTGCTTGGCATTTGTTGCAa CAAAGTAGTGAGGAATTGAATTTACGCATAGACATATATGATGAAGTTGGCATTGGTGGAGGTGCATCTGGAATGTCTGGTGGACTCCTTCATCCCTACTCTCCCAAAG TTAAGCTTCTGTGGCGAGGAGAAGAATGCTGGAAAGAAAGTTTAAAGCTTCTAAATATTGCTGAAGATGCTCGATCTTTAGACATGGGAAAGCCGGAAACTGTAGCAAAAGAAGGTGACTTTATAGTCAGGAGAAG TGGAATCGTGAGACCAGCGCTCTCTGTGAAGAATATGGACGTGATGAATGAT AATACTCAAAACTGCATTGCCAGCTGCAGAATAGAGTCGATTCACAAGGATGCTGCGCAGAAGCTTGTACCCGGTTTGTGTGTGCCTCTGGACTTGGCATTCCATATGCGTGAAGCTGTGAATGTTCATCCTCAGAATTATCTTGAG GCTCTCTATTTAGCCTGCAAAACTTTTGTGGAATCCAAGTGCAGTTCGGACATTTCATATAGAGAATTATATTTGCACAAGAAATCGGTTCATAATCTTCTAGAATTAGCAG GTGAATATGACGCAGTGATCGTATGTCTAGGTGCTAGTGCAGCTTTTCTGCCTGAGTTCTCCGGAAGGCTTCCATTGAGGACGTGTAGAGGTGTTATTGCTCACCTGCAGCTCCCTGATCACATCAG AGAGGATTATTCAGACGACAGTCCTTCCATCCTTTCAGATGCATGGCTTGCTGTCCAAGGACCTCGAACGTTGTATTTGGGGTCAACGTGGGAATGGAAATCGAGGAATTATTCCAGGCATGTCCCAGAAGAAGAAGCTTATAAAGCTCTTGAAGAGTTACTGCCAAAGGCATCTGCTGTATATCCAGCAATAAAAGATTGGACCGTAACAGGAGCATGTGCAGGGCTAAGGGCAATGCCACCACTCACTGCAGAAGGATCACTTCCACTCTTGGGTTGTGTAGATGAATTCATTGGCGGCCCGAGAGAGTGTAAATACTGGCTATTTACAGGGCTTGGTTCTAGAGGTTTGTTCTACCATGCTTGGCTTGGAAAACTAATGGCACGGGCTGTTCTTTCATGTAATGAAGACTTGATACCCTCTGAACTAACATCATGGAAGCATCGAGTGAAGCAGTAG
- the LOC104217749 gene encoding DNA replication licensing factor MCM5, with product MSGWDEGAVYYSDQAQFPHGGGGATGDNENGGASRHVILRKFKEFIRNFSDKTQPNVFPYREALLENQTHLIINLSDLLSYERDQTLPELLRQNPADYLPLFETAAAEVLASLRSRVAGESGEMEEPEIGEVQILLRSEQDPMSMRSLGAQCISKLVKVSGIVIAASRTKAKATYVTLLCKNCKNVKIVPCRPGLGGAIVPRSCDHVPQVGEDPCPIDPWVVVPDKSKYVDQQTLKLQENPEDVPTGELPRNMLLSIDRHLVQTIVPGTRLTIMGIYSIFQASNSSTSHKGAVAVRQPYIRVVGMDETNEANSRGSANFTVDEKEEFQKFASDKDAYEKICSKIAPSIFGHVDVKKAVACLLFGGSRKFLPDGVRLRGDINVLLLGDPSTAKSQFLKFVEKTAPVAVYTSGKGSSAAGLTASVIRDNSSREFYLEGGAMVLADGGVVCIDEFDKMRAEDRVAIHEAMEQQTISIAKAGITTVLNSRTSVLAAANPPSGRYDDLKTAQDNIDLQTTILSRFDLIFIVKDIRMFSQDKSIASHIIKVHASAEASRDDTRTSKEYNWLKRYIQYCRTNCHPRLSPAAASMLQESYVKIRQQMRRQSNDNGEAAAIPITVRQLEAIVRLSEALARMRLAQIANENHVTEAIRLFQNSTMDAARSGINQHINLTPEMAQEIKQAEAQIKRRMGIGSHISERRLIDELTRMGMNESIVRRALIIMHQRDEVEYKRERRIIVRKA from the exons atgtCAGGCTGGGACGAAGGAGCAGTATACTACAGCGACCAAGCTCAGTTTCCACATGGCGGCGGCGGAGCAACCGGAGATAATGAAAATGGAGGGGCGAGCCGCCACGTCATCCTCCGGAAATTCAAGGAGTTCATACGAAACTTCTCCGACAAAACTCAACCTAATGTATTCCCTTACAGAGAAGCACTTCTCGAGAACCAAACTCACCTAATTATTAACCTTTCAGACCTCCTTTCGTACGAGCGAGACCAAACCCTACCCGAACTCCTCCGTCAGAACCCTGCTGATTATCTCCCTCTG TTTGAAACTGCAGCAGCTGAAGTTCTGGCTAGTTTGAGATCGAGGGTAGCTGGTGAGAGTGGAGAAATGGAGGAGCCGGAGATTGGTGAAGTACAAATACTCTTAAGGTCAGAGCAGGATCCAATGTCAATGCGTTCCCTTGGG GCACAATGTATATCAAAGCTGGTCAAGGTATCTGGGATCGTTATTGCTGCATCAAGGACTAAGGCAAAAGCAACTTATGTAACCTTGCTATGTAAGAACTGCAAAAATGTGAAGATCGTTCCATGTCGCCCAGGGCTTGGAGGAGCTATAGTACCACGTTCTTGTGATCATGTTCCTCAG GTGGGGGAAGACCCATGTCCTATTGATCCATGGGTAGTGGTTCCAGATAAAAGTAAGTATGTTGACCAGCAGACGCTCAAATTGCAGGAAAACCCTGAG GATGTCCCTACGGGAGAGCTTCCAAGAAATATGCTTCTGTCTATAGATCGCCATCTTGTTCAAACAATAGTGCCTGGTACAAGGCTGACTATAATGGGGATCTACAGTATTTTTCAGGCTTCAAATTCATCAACATC TCACAAAGGAGCTGTTGCTGTTAGGCAGCCTTATAttagagttgttggaatggatgaAACGAATGAGGCCAATTCTCGAGGGTCAGCCAACTTCACAGTAGATGAG AAAGAAGAATTTCAGAAATTTGCATCCGATAAGGATGCTTATGAAAAGATATGCTCAAAGATTGCTCCCTCAATATTTGGGCATGTTGATGTAAAGAAAGCTGTAGCATGCCTTTTATTTGGAGGGTCAAGGAAG TTCTTGCCCGATGGTGTAAGATTAAGAGGTGATATCAATGTATTGCTCTTGGGGGATCCCTCAACTGCTAAATCACAG TTTCTAAAATTTGTGGAAAAGACCGCCCCAGTAGCCGTATACACTTCTGGCAAAGGATCTTCAGCTGCTGGTCTCACAGCTTCTGTCATCAGGGATAATAGCTCT CGCGAATTTTACCTAGAAGGAGGAGCCATGGTCTTGGCAGATGGAGGAGTTGTCTGTATAGATGAGTTTGACAAAATGAGGGCAGAAGATAG GGTTGCTATTCATGAAGCTATGGAGCAGCAAACAATTTCCATTGCTAAGGCAGGAATAACAACAGTCCTTAATTCAAGAACCTCCGTGCTTGCAGCGGCTAATCCTCCATCTGGACGCTATGATGATCTCAAG ACTGCACAAGATAACATTGACTTGCAGACAACAATTCTTTCAAGATTCGATTTGATATTCATTGTGAAAGACATTAGGATGTTCAGTCAGGACAAG AGTATTGCTAGCCATATCATCAAGGTCCATGCATCGGCTGAGGCATCTAGGGATGACACTAGAACTTCTAAGGAGTATAATTGGTTGAAGAG GTATATACAATATTGTCGGACCAATTGCCATCCACGACTATCACCCGCTGCAGCCTCAATGTTACAAGAGAGTTATGTCAAAATTAGGCAG CAAATGAGGCGGCAATCAAATGATAATGGGGAGGCAGCAGCAATACCAATTACTGTGCGGCAACTAGAGGCTATAGTGAGGTTGAGTGAAGCTCTTGCAAGAATGAGACT CGCCCAAATTGCAAATGAGAATCACGTCACGGAAGCAATTAGGCTCTTCCAAAATTCCACAATGGATGCAGCACGATCTGGAATCAATCAACATATAAATCTTACTCCTGAGATGGCGCAAGAGATAAAG CAAGCAGAAGCCCAAATTAAGAGAAGAATGGGTATTGGTAGCCATATATCAGAGAGACGGCTAATTGATGAACTGACTAGAATGGGCATGAATGAATCAATT GTAAGGAGAGCGCTGATAATTATGCATCAAAGGGATGAAGTGGAGTACAAACGAGAACGGAGAATCATAGTCCGAAAAGCCTAA